A single Pirellulaceae bacterium DNA region contains:
- a CDS encoding PAS domain S-box protein produces the protein MADKSNCKLEHLPPAQVEVRPTHAMPSPSHVVGIGASAGGLESLETLFKNLPTDTGMAFVVIQHLSPDFKSMMYELLGRDTKMEIHRIEDGMQIEANHVYLLPPKKELIVSEGKLRLIDKDVIRGLALPIDRFFESLAQEYGSRSIGIILSGSGSDGSRGIKDIAHAGGLVICESEKTAKFDGMPLSAQGTGMVDLVLAPQDMGAMLVRYAKCPAESKKSFEASHLQEHSSLGLQGKEAIYDLFRREYDLDFSAYKEATVQRRISRRVAMSDTPNIDSYFQRLSRDKAELNSLYQDLLIGVTQFFRDEEAFEHLRLTVVPEIVQHLPSERTIRIWVSACATGEEAYSLAILFHEAFEALNRAPRIKIFATDVHRKSLLYAGRGVFREVSMKHVSGERRQRYFIQNGEYFQIKNEIRELIVFAPHNLLRDAPFTDLDFVSCRNLLIYFRPEAQTKALSLFHFGLNTGGILFLGSSETPGEISSEFETIHERYKLYRKWRQVRLPAEIRLPAVRSPGLDNPVVASRSFSLIQTNRESGLLRTYDLLLDKFMPPSLLLSENRELIDCFGGAEKLLRLPERRPSLDVLDLVDLSLRTTLVGILQRVAKTDSLIRFSNVKVTAEQAQQTFNLSVEPLRNPLTQAIQYLLTFEPTSSVSPAPVQTATSSADAAQVSSAVMQQLEDDLRYTKDNLQATIEELETSNEELQATNEELVASNEELQSTNEELHSVNEELYSVNAEHQRKISELAEVNHDLHHLLENTDVATVFLDAELRIRKFTSRIRKIFDLIDQDVGRPISSFSHRIQLPNLVDRITYVREHGQVFESEVHTVDGGCYLLRILPHRINLQIDGVVIVLVDLAPLEDLRGRLRWMSAIVESTDDAIIGEDLDGNITSWNAGAERLYGYSAQEAIGRHVSFLVPSNRRAEIADYLEHVQKGESVRSFETLRLRRDGKAVHVSLTISAVRDAANRVLGVSKIARDVSERIEVEAQLREQAKQREKFLAMLSHELRNPLNAIVTASQLLTDPRSNAATHPQAISIIQRQSAMTASLLDDLLDVTRISLGKIELSRTTFNLVDLIETIRETTLPEITIHQSQLEFEVLDRALWVQADFARLVQVHVNLIHNAAKYSPPGSPIRVSMRADHGMAMITVCDEGSGISADFLPKIFEPFVQSDETLNRSEGGLGVGLTLVKTLVELHGGTIEAFSEGRNCGSTFIVRIPLLEAMNDRSKADHGLSNLTDGEPQTAAVSNPETKTRRIVLVEDIEDIREMLQAILELDGHRVITASDGELGLVAIMQHCPDIALIDIGLPGIDGYEVARRVKQNPDYAGVRLVALTGYGQQADIDLALQAGFDTHLIKPVNPKVLAAILSTQPMNQS, from the coding sequence ATGGCAGACAAGTCGAATTGCAAACTTGAACATCTACCTCCCGCTCAAGTGGAGGTACGGCCCACCCATGCGATGCCTTCACCTTCCCATGTAGTGGGAATCGGAGCCTCCGCTGGCGGGCTGGAGTCCCTGGAAACGCTTTTCAAGAATCTGCCAACTGACACTGGCATGGCCTTTGTGGTAATTCAACATCTGTCGCCAGATTTCAAGAGCATGATGTACGAGTTGCTGGGGCGCGATACGAAGATGGAAATTCATCGCATCGAGGATGGGATGCAAATTGAAGCCAATCACGTATACCTGCTGCCTCCGAAGAAGGAGCTAATCGTCTCGGAGGGAAAATTGCGTTTGATCGACAAGGATGTGATTCGAGGGTTAGCGCTGCCCATCGATCGTTTTTTTGAATCGCTGGCGCAAGAATATGGCAGTCGTTCCATAGGCATTATTCTCTCTGGCAGTGGATCGGACGGTTCCCGAGGGATCAAGGATATCGCACATGCAGGCGGGCTGGTCATCTGCGAAAGCGAAAAAACTGCAAAATTCGATGGTATGCCACTGAGCGCTCAGGGAACGGGGATGGTGGATTTGGTGCTCGCCCCCCAAGACATGGGTGCGATGCTGGTTCGGTACGCGAAATGCCCTGCGGAAAGTAAGAAAAGTTTTGAGGCTTCTCACCTGCAGGAGCATTCCAGTCTGGGACTTCAGGGGAAGGAGGCGATCTACGATCTATTCCGGCGAGAGTATGACCTTGACTTCTCGGCGTATAAAGAGGCCACCGTCCAGCGACGGATCAGTCGGCGAGTGGCTATGTCAGATACCCCCAACATCGACAGCTACTTCCAGAGACTCAGTCGCGACAAGGCGGAGCTGAATTCTCTGTATCAAGACCTGTTGATTGGCGTCACTCAATTTTTTCGGGACGAAGAAGCGTTCGAACATTTGCGACTAACCGTTGTTCCCGAAATAGTCCAGCACCTGCCCTCTGAACGAACGATTCGCATTTGGGTTTCCGCCTGCGCCACCGGAGAAGAGGCCTATTCTCTGGCAATTCTGTTCCACGAAGCCTTCGAGGCTCTGAATCGAGCGCCCAGAATTAAAATATTTGCCACCGACGTACACCGTAAATCGTTACTTTATGCAGGTCGTGGCGTGTTTCGCGAAGTATCGATGAAGCACGTATCCGGAGAGCGCCGGCAACGGTACTTCATCCAAAACGGAGAATATTTTCAGATCAAGAACGAAATCCGTGAATTGATTGTGTTTGCGCCCCACAATTTATTACGAGACGCTCCATTTACGGACTTGGATTTTGTGTCCTGCCGGAACCTATTGATCTATTTTCGCCCCGAGGCACAGACCAAAGCCTTGTCACTGTTCCATTTCGGGCTCAATACCGGGGGCATACTGTTTCTGGGCAGCAGCGAAACCCCCGGCGAGATTTCCTCTGAGTTCGAAACGATTCACGAGCGATACAAATTGTATCGAAAATGGCGCCAAGTTCGCCTGCCGGCCGAAATACGCCTGCCTGCGGTGCGCAGCCCGGGGCTTGATAATCCCGTAGTGGCCAGTCGCAGTTTCTCGCTGATCCAAACCAATCGCGAATCCGGACTATTGCGAACCTACGACCTGCTTCTTGACAAATTTATGCCACCCAGCTTACTGCTGAGTGAGAATCGCGAGCTAATCGACTGCTTTGGTGGAGCAGAAAAATTACTTCGCTTACCCGAACGTCGTCCTTCGCTCGATGTGTTGGATTTGGTTGACCTCAGTCTCAGGACAACGCTGGTGGGCATTCTGCAGCGAGTTGCCAAAACAGATTCCCTAATTCGATTCTCGAACGTCAAAGTGACTGCGGAGCAAGCGCAGCAGACGTTCAATCTGTCTGTGGAACCTTTACGGAATCCGCTCACGCAGGCGATTCAGTACTTGCTGACCTTCGAGCCAACCTCCTCCGTTAGTCCGGCACCTGTTCAAACGGCCACTTCCAGCGCCGATGCGGCTCAGGTGTCCTCAGCTGTGATGCAGCAATTGGAAGACGATCTGCGGTACACCAAGGACAACCTGCAAGCCACTATCGAAGAATTGGAAACCAGCAATGAAGAGTTGCAAGCTACCAACGAAGAATTGGTTGCCTCAAATGAAGAACTGCAGAGTACCAATGAAGAACTGCACTCGGTCAATGAGGAACTCTATTCTGTCAATGCCGAACACCAGCGAAAGATTTCGGAGTTGGCTGAAGTCAATCATGATCTGCATCATCTACTGGAGAACACTGATGTAGCGACCGTCTTTCTTGACGCAGAGTTGCGAATTCGAAAATTCACCTCGCGAATTCGCAAGATTTTCGATCTGATTGATCAAGATGTGGGTCGGCCCATTTCCAGTTTCTCGCACCGAATCCAATTACCGAATCTCGTCGATCGTATTACCTATGTCCGCGAACATGGCCAAGTTTTTGAATCTGAAGTTCACACGGTCGACGGCGGTTGTTATCTACTGCGAATACTACCGCACCGCATCAATCTGCAGATTGATGGGGTGGTAATCGTGCTGGTGGATCTGGCTCCCTTAGAGGACTTGCGTGGTCGCCTGCGATGGATGTCAGCTATCGTTGAGTCCACGGATGACGCGATCATCGGCGAAGATTTGGATGGCAACATTACCAGTTGGAACGCCGGGGCGGAGAGACTGTACGGTTACAGCGCTCAGGAGGCCATTGGGCGACATGTTTCCTTCCTCGTGCCCAGCAATCGCCGTGCAGAAATCGCTGACTACCTTGAACATGTACAGAAAGGCGAGTCGGTTCGCTCTTTCGAGACGCTCCGCCTGCGACGTGATGGTAAAGCCGTCCACGTTTCGTTGACTATTTCGGCAGTCCGTGATGCCGCCAATCGCGTACTTGGGGTCTCGAAGATCGCCAGGGATGTGAGTGAACGTATTGAGGTCGAAGCCCAATTAAGAGAGCAGGCCAAACAACGCGAAAAATTCCTGGCGATGTTGTCTCACGAATTGCGGAATCCTCTCAACGCAATCGTTACGGCTAGTCAACTGCTGACCGATCCACGATCCAACGCAGCTACACACCCCCAAGCCATCTCCATCATTCAGCGCCAATCAGCGATGACAGCTTCGTTGCTGGACGACCTGCTTGATGTGACTCGCATTTCTTTGGGCAAAATTGAGCTTTCAAGGACGACGTTCAATTTGGTTGACTTGATTGAAACGATCCGAGAAACGACTCTGCCGGAGATTACCATTCACCAATCACAACTTGAGTTCGAGGTTCTCGACCGCGCGTTGTGGGTTCAAGCAGATTTCGCGAGGTTGGTTCAGGTGCACGTAAATTTGATACACAACGCGGCCAAGTACTCGCCACCAGGCAGCCCCATCCGTGTCTCGATGCGAGCCGACCACGGTATGGCTATGATCACCGTGTGCGATGAAGGCTCAGGCATTTCCGCTGATTTCCTGCCGAAAATCTTCGAGCCTTTTGTACAATCCGATGAGACGCTGAATCGTTCGGAGGGCGGACTGGGGGTCGGACTGACACTCGTCAAAACCCTGGTTGAGTTGCATGGAGGAACCATTGAGGCGTTCAGTGAAGGTCGTAACTGCGGTAGTACATTTATTGTCCGAATCCCTCTGTTGGAAGCTATGAACGATAGATCAAAAGCGGACCACGGTCTTTCGAACCTGACTGATGGAGAACCACAAACAGCCGCAGTAAGTAACCCGGAAACGAAAACTCGGCGGATTGTGCTGGTTGAGGATATCGAGGACATCCGAGAAATGCTTCAAGCCATACTCGAATTAGATGGGCATCGTGTGATTACGGCTAGCGACGGTGAATTAGGATTGGTCGCAATTATGCAACACTGTCCCGATATCGCACTGATTGATATCGGGTTGCCGGGCATCGATGGATATGAAGTAGCGCGTCGCGTAAAGCAAAATCCAGATTACGCCGGAGTTCGATTGGTGGCGTTAACTGGTTACGGGCAGCAAGCTGATATCGACCTGGCGCTCCAAGCTGGTTTTGACACACATCTGATCAAGCCAGTGAACCCCAAGGTGCTGGCCGCGATTCTGAGCACACAGCCCATGAATCAATCTTGA
- a CDS encoding cytochrome P450: MEIDYDPRNREVIADPFPVFQRLREQAPVYFSSVLGGWVLTRYDDVKLVISDRRFSADRMRPFFAQLPMTKQCAYATLRDSISAWAVFHDPPTHTRLRGLINRAFTVKAIERLEPRIDGIVVDLLDQVAHRGEMDVIADLAYPLPASVILHMLGLPSDDLDRIKVWSDELALFVGSSVNTPDKYRRATDSITAMNDYFGAAIQRRRQAPGDDLLSALLAAQEQEELLSHDELVATCVLLVFAGHETTTNLIGNGMLALLRHPAQLERLRSELELLPLAIEELLRFDGPAAAVVRIATEEVTLHDQTIAAGDRVFAMLGAANRDPRQFSNPEKLDITRNENRHIAFGHGIHYCIGAPLARLEAKLAIRAILQRCQNLKLQDAALHWSDSLVLRGVRSLPISFVGQS, from the coding sequence ATGGAAATCGACTATGATCCACGCAATCGCGAGGTTATCGCCGATCCATTTCCGGTGTTTCAGCGGCTGCGTGAGCAGGCTCCGGTCTACTTCAGCTCGGTGCTGGGCGGCTGGGTTCTAACCCGCTACGACGATGTCAAACTGGTGATTTCGGATCGACGTTTTTCGGCGGATCGAATGCGACCCTTCTTTGCGCAATTGCCGATGACCAAACAGTGCGCTTATGCGACGCTACGGGATTCGATTTCTGCCTGGGCAGTGTTCCACGATCCTCCAACGCACACCCGCCTCCGTGGGTTGATCAACAGAGCGTTTACAGTCAAGGCTATCGAGCGCCTAGAGCCTCGTATCGACGGAATTGTCGTTGACTTGTTGGATCAAGTCGCCCATCGCGGAGAAATGGATGTGATTGCCGATTTAGCCTACCCTCTGCCGGCCTCGGTGATTTTACACATGCTGGGTTTGCCAAGTGACGACCTGGATCGCATCAAAGTCTGGTCCGATGAGCTAGCTCTGTTTGTCGGTTCGTCGGTGAACACACCGGACAAATATCGGCGAGCTACCGACAGCATCACAGCCATGAATGATTACTTTGGTGCGGCCATCCAGCGGCGACGGCAAGCCCCCGGTGACGATCTGCTGTCGGCGCTGCTGGCGGCACAAGAACAGGAAGAATTGCTGAGTCACGATGAGTTGGTGGCTACGTGTGTCTTGTTGGTGTTTGCCGGGCATGAGACCACGACGAACCTGATCGGAAACGGGATGCTGGCGCTGCTACGTCATCCGGCACAGCTTGAGCGACTAAGAAGTGAGCTCGAATTATTGCCCTTGGCGATCGAAGAGTTGTTGCGGTTCGATGGCCCAGCCGCAGCGGTAGTGCGCATTGCCACCGAGGAGGTGACTCTACATGATCAGACGATTGCTGCCGGTGATCGTGTTTTCGCCATGCTGGGTGCGGCTAATCGAGATCCGCGGCAATTTTCCAACCCTGAAAAGCTGGATATTACGCGCAACGAGAATCGCCATATCGCCTTTGGTCACGGAATTCACTATTGCATCGGAGCACCGCTAGCTCGCCTAGAAGCTAAGCTGGCCATCCGAGCAATTCTCCAGCGCTGCCAGAATCTTAAGCTGCAGGACGCCGCCCTGCATTGGAGCGATTCGTTGGTGCTTCGTGGCGTCCGATCGCTGCCGATTTCCTTCGTTGGCCAATCTTGA
- a CDS encoding response regulator: MLVLSRKSSETIRFPQLGISVSILSVKGNRVQVGITAPPEIRVLRQELESTQSCTLNSHTDSCMVASEGAKDQHDFRNRLNKATLGLHLAQKQLAAGRVEAADKTLATALSRLAELEASAVGSPSIADQQAAALPNKIKFSPASREESGLETCRNRAQPCIDVLLVEDDSNELALLRGILELEGYRVHTANNGREALDCLQRVTPQFILLDMMMPVCDGRETFQRIRRISALENLPIFAVSGASPDSLGLPIGAGGVEDWFPKPLNAPRLVERMRQRVSELTDCACKS; this comes from the coding sequence ATGCTAGTTTTGTCTCGCAAGTCGTCAGAAACCATTCGCTTTCCCCAACTGGGCATTTCCGTGTCAATTCTTTCCGTCAAGGGGAATCGGGTTCAAGTTGGCATCACCGCTCCACCTGAGATTCGAGTCTTGCGCCAAGAACTCGAATCTACCCAATCCTGCACCTTAAATTCCCACACTGACTCGTGCATGGTTGCCAGTGAAGGTGCCAAGGACCAGCACGATTTTCGGAATCGACTGAACAAGGCGACACTGGGTTTGCATTTGGCGCAAAAACAACTAGCCGCAGGACGAGTAGAGGCTGCTGATAAAACGCTGGCCACCGCGTTGTCGCGACTTGCAGAATTGGAGGCATCCGCCGTGGGCTCCCCGAGTATTGCAGACCAGCAGGCTGCGGCTCTGCCGAATAAGATCAAATTCTCACCAGCCAGTCGTGAAGAATCAGGATTGGAAACCTGTCGAAACCGCGCTCAGCCATGTATCGATGTGCTGCTGGTAGAAGACGACTCTAATGAGCTGGCTCTACTACGGGGCATACTCGAGCTAGAGGGTTATCGAGTCCATACTGCTAACAATGGTCGCGAGGCGTTGGACTGCCTACAGCGAGTAACCCCGCAATTTATACTGCTGGATATGATGATGCCAGTATGCGATGGGCGGGAAACCTTTCAGCGAATTCGTCGAATTTCAGCACTCGAGAATCTTCCAATTTTCGCCGTCAGTGGTGCATCTCCAGATTCACTGGGCCTGCCCATTGGTGCAGGCGGCGTCGAAGACTGGTTTCCTAAACCACTCAATGCTCCACGGCTGGTCGAAAGAATGCGGCAGCGTGTAAGCGAACTTACCGATTGTGCTTGTAAGTCTTAA
- a CDS encoding peroxiredoxin yields the protein MSTIKVGDPAPDFSATTQSGQVIRLQDYLGKKAVVLYFYPKDNTSVCTAQACAFRDAYEDFVAAGAEVIGVSSDSTESHRGFAEQQKLPFTLVSDADGAIRKAYRVPKTLGFLPGRVTYVIDRQGVVRHIFNSQLDGGRHIEESLRTVRELADGLRE from the coding sequence ATGTCAACGATCAAAGTCGGCGATCCAGCTCCGGATTTTTCAGCCACCACCCAATCGGGCCAAGTCATCCGCTTACAAGACTACCTTGGGAAAAAAGCTGTCGTGCTGTACTTTTATCCCAAGGACAACACGTCGGTATGCACAGCCCAGGCATGCGCCTTTCGCGATGCATACGAAGACTTTGTGGCAGCCGGAGCCGAAGTGATCGGAGTCAGCAGCGACAGCACGGAGAGCCACCGTGGTTTTGCGGAACAGCAGAAGCTGCCATTCACGTTGGTAAGCGACGCCGATGGCGCGATACGCAAGGCATACCGAGTTCCGAAGACCCTGGGCTTTCTACCTGGTCGTGTGACCTATGTCATCGACCGACAAGGAGTTGTGCGGCACATCTTCAATTCGCAACTCGACGGCGGTCGCCACATTGAAGAATCCTTACGAACCGTCCGCGAACTGGCCGACGGCTTGCGGGAATGA
- a CDS encoding 3-hydroxyacyl-CoA dehydrogenase translates to MDIAGRTFLVTGGGSGLGGATARRLVAAGAKVVIADIQEQPGRRLAEELGAAQFVTTDVTDEASVRVAIKVATETLGDLRGVVNCAGIASAVRVVGKEGPHSLDVFQRIIGVNLIGTFNVIRLAAEVLSTAVPLEGGERGVIVNTASVAAYDGQIGQAAYSASKGGVVAMTLPIARELARFGIRVMTIVPGLFDTPLMQSLPEEAKASLGQQVPFPPRLGHPSEFAALVQHICENQMLNGEAIRLDGAIRMAPK, encoded by the coding sequence ATGGACATCGCTGGACGTACGTTTCTGGTGACTGGTGGCGGTTCGGGCCTTGGCGGTGCAACGGCACGAAGGCTGGTTGCGGCCGGTGCCAAGGTGGTGATTGCAGATATCCAGGAGCAGCCTGGACGCAGGCTGGCCGAAGAACTGGGAGCGGCGCAATTTGTGACTACCGACGTGACCGACGAAGCGAGCGTGCGCGTCGCAATCAAAGTGGCCACTGAAACCCTGGGCGATCTGCGTGGCGTGGTGAATTGTGCAGGCATTGCTTCGGCAGTTCGCGTCGTGGGCAAAGAGGGGCCACACAGCCTGGATGTGTTCCAGCGCATTATTGGCGTCAATTTGATCGGCACGTTCAATGTCATTCGCTTGGCTGCCGAGGTACTTTCGACCGCTGTGCCGCTGGAGGGTGGCGAGCGCGGAGTGATCGTCAATACTGCGTCCGTCGCAGCCTACGATGGTCAAATAGGTCAAGCCGCCTATTCGGCGTCCAAAGGCGGTGTGGTGGCCATGACGCTGCCGATCGCCCGAGAACTGGCGCGGTTTGGAATTCGCGTAATGACGATCGTGCCGGGCCTGTTTGATACGCCGCTGATGCAGTCGCTGCCCGAGGAGGCTAAGGCTTCTCTGGGCCAACAAGTTCCGTTCCCGCCCAGATTGGGACATCCCAGCGAATTCGCGGCGCTGGTTCAGCACATCTGCGAAAATCAGATGCTCAACGGCGAGGCCATCCGCTTGGATGGCGCGATTCGTATGGCTCCCAAGTAG
- a CDS encoding TIGR01457 family HAD-type hydrolase has protein sequence MRRGFLIDMDGVIYRGGEMIPGADLFINRLAREHVPYMFLTNNSQRTRRDVATKLTRLGIPSDERHVFTCSMATARFLAQQKPGGTAFVIGEGGLLTALHKNGYSVVDNRPDYVVVGEGRTVTLEMLETAVQMILDGAKLIATNLDPNCPTKNGTRPGAGATVAYLETATGTTAMSIGKPSPIMMRSARKELGLATSQTIMIGDTLETDILGGVQMGYRTVLVLTGSTSPADLQRSPYSPDLVISSIAELADPKVDLQRLLPTGDRTDDSVHDIDQWMALPAGSH, from the coding sequence ATGCGTCGTGGCTTTCTAATTGACATGGACGGAGTCATCTACCGTGGTGGGGAAATGATTCCTGGAGCCGATTTGTTTATCAATCGATTGGCCAGGGAACACGTACCGTATATGTTTCTGACCAATAACAGCCAACGTACGCGTCGCGATGTAGCCACCAAATTGACTCGACTGGGAATTCCATCGGACGAGCGGCACGTCTTTACCTGTTCGATGGCCACCGCGCGCTTCCTGGCTCAGCAAAAACCAGGTGGCACCGCATTTGTAATCGGAGAAGGTGGACTGCTGACAGCGCTGCACAAGAATGGCTATTCCGTGGTCGATAATCGGCCAGACTATGTTGTCGTGGGTGAGGGGAGAACCGTGACCTTGGAAATGCTGGAAACCGCCGTGCAGATGATCTTGGATGGTGCCAAATTGATTGCTACCAATCTGGACCCTAACTGCCCAACTAAGAATGGTACTCGGCCAGGTGCCGGAGCGACGGTAGCCTACCTGGAAACAGCCACCGGAACTACAGCCATGAGCATCGGCAAACCCAGTCCTATTATGATGCGCTCAGCACGCAAGGAGCTTGGCCTAGCCACATCGCAGACGATCATGATTGGCGATACGCTTGAGACCGATATCTTGGGAGGAGTGCAGATGGGCTATCGCACGGTCTTGGTTCTCACCGGTTCCACCAGCCCCGCAGATTTACAACGTTCGCCGTACTCACCGGACCTCGTGATTAGCTCAATTGCAGAACTGGCGGATCCCAAAGTTGACCTGCAACGATTGTTGCCGACCGGTGACCGGACTGACGACTCGGTTCACGATATCGACCAATGGATGGCCCTACCGGCAGGCAGTCATTAA
- a CDS encoding thiolase family protein: protein MSEVAILGVGMTPFTKQAQRGYELLAAEAVYQALAHANVRASDIQASFCGAALAPSGLGQRVLKNLGLTGRPIINVENACASGSSAVVEACAWLRAGLCDVALAVGVEILSNICGPLPTQDAWYFDTGLNLPGWYALQASRHMHEFGLTREQLATVAVKNRKLAAANPRAYFQSPVTLEDVLESRMIADPLTLLQCCPKADGAAAVVLSTTSYAARCHHRPVRIRGMSLTSGQAVFRDGPRPTSAARRAALMAFEQAGVGPEDLDMVECHDAFTIGEILYTEELGLCEPGGGGDLVASGATSPGGSSALVNGSGGLLAKGHPLGATGIAQLAELVWQLRGEGGARQHSRARLAAALTMGAGEFEIDANACTVFVLEGA, encoded by the coding sequence ATGTCTGAAGTGGCGATACTGGGCGTTGGCATGACCCCGTTTACGAAGCAGGCTCAGCGTGGTTATGAATTGCTGGCAGCCGAAGCGGTGTATCAAGCGTTAGCACACGCCAATGTGAGGGCGTCAGACATCCAAGCGTCGTTCTGTGGAGCCGCCTTAGCGCCATCAGGACTGGGCCAGCGCGTGCTAAAAAATCTGGGTCTCACCGGCCGGCCGATTATCAATGTCGAAAATGCCTGCGCGTCAGGATCGAGCGCTGTCGTAGAAGCCTGTGCTTGGCTGAGAGCTGGTTTGTGTGATGTCGCGCTGGCGGTAGGCGTCGAAATACTGTCGAACATTTGTGGCCCGCTGCCAACGCAAGATGCCTGGTACTTCGACACCGGGCTGAATCTGCCTGGTTGGTATGCACTGCAAGCCAGCCGCCACATGCATGAATTCGGATTGACCCGTGAGCAATTGGCGACGGTCGCGGTGAAGAACCGCAAACTCGCTGCCGCAAATCCCAGAGCCTATTTTCAGTCGCCTGTCACTTTAGAAGACGTGCTGGAATCGCGGATGATCGCTGATCCATTGACGCTGCTACAGTGTTGTCCGAAAGCGGATGGAGCGGCTGCGGTAGTCCTGAGCACAACCAGCTATGCAGCTCGATGTCATCATCGCCCGGTTCGAATACGAGGGATGTCGCTGACTTCCGGACAAGCTGTGTTTCGCGATGGTCCCCGTCCTACCAGCGCGGCGCGGCGCGCAGCGCTGATGGCCTTTGAGCAGGCGGGTGTGGGCCCAGAAGATTTGGACATGGTGGAGTGCCACGACGCTTTTACCATCGGCGAGATTCTGTATACGGAAGAACTGGGACTGTGCGAGCCGGGTGGCGGTGGCGATCTAGTTGCCTCGGGTGCTACTTCGCCCGGTGGCAGTTCAGCGTTAGTTAACGGCAGCGGAGGGCTGCTGGCCAAAGGCCACCCGCTAGGCGCAACCGGCATCGCTCAACTGGCGGAACTAGTCTGGCAGCTGCGTGGCGAAGGGGGGGCGAGGCAACATTCACGCGCCCGCTTGGCCGCCGCCCTCACCATGGGTGCTGGCGAATTTGAAATCGACGCCAACGCTTGCACTGTGTTCGTGCTGGAAGGCGCCTGA
- a CDS encoding thiolase family protein: protein MPDPVIIDAVRTPFGRLGGVYRETRPDNLLARTLAGLIARCNVPGDCVEDVVVGCVSQVGEQGANVARLAVLQAGLPISVPAVTLNRWCGSGQQAIHSAAQSVAAGDASCCIAAGVESLTRVPLYSDIGGLENLSPTACEKFSLVHQAESGERIATMWNISREQADAYGMESQRRAARAASEKLHRELLPLTGLDREGNQVPLTRDEGIRDTIDPNKVASLNPAYRPVGQGVLTAANSSQFADGAAAALIADRPWAEARGLRPRARFLARAVAASDPALALMAVVPATQLALKRAGLQINDLDWIEFNEAFSTVVLAWAHETGADLAKVNPWGGAIAHGHPLGATGVGILAKMLGGLEASGGTLGLQVMTIGHGQSTATIIERL, encoded by the coding sequence ATGCCGGACCCGGTAATTATTGATGCTGTTCGCACACCCTTCGGTCGTCTTGGTGGAGTGTATCGAGAGACTCGACCAGATAATCTCCTTGCCAGGACGCTGGCGGGGCTGATTGCGCGCTGCAATGTGCCTGGAGATTGTGTCGAGGACGTGGTTGTTGGCTGCGTGTCACAAGTCGGCGAGCAAGGCGCGAATGTTGCTCGATTGGCGGTGTTACAAGCGGGTTTGCCGATTTCCGTACCGGCGGTGACGCTCAATCGCTGGTGTGGCTCTGGCCAGCAGGCGATACACAGTGCGGCACAGAGCGTGGCAGCGGGCGATGCCAGTTGCTGCATCGCAGCGGGGGTCGAGAGCCTGACTCGCGTTCCGCTGTACAGCGATATCGGTGGCCTGGAGAATCTTAGTCCGACTGCATGCGAAAAATTCAGTTTGGTACATCAAGCTGAAAGCGGCGAGCGCATTGCGACGATGTGGAATATATCGCGTGAGCAGGCTGATGCGTATGGCATGGAGAGCCAGCGACGAGCCGCGCGGGCCGCCAGCGAAAAGCTGCACCGCGAATTGCTGCCATTGACAGGCCTGGATCGCGAAGGCAATCAAGTTCCGCTAACCCGCGATGAAGGCATCCGGGATACCATTGATCCCAATAAAGTTGCCAGCCTGAATCCTGCCTATCGTCCGGTTGGTCAAGGCGTGTTGACCGCTGCCAATTCAAGCCAGTTTGCCGATGGTGCCGCCGCAGCGCTGATTGCTGACCGCCCGTGGGCCGAAGCGCGAGGCTTGCGACCGCGTGCTCGATTCTTGGCTCGCGCTGTAGCGGCCAGTGATCCTGCGCTGGCGCTGATGGCGGTAGTGCCTGCTACCCAGTTGGCACTCAAACGCGCCGGGTTACAGATCAACGATCTAGACTGGATTGAATTCAACGAAGCCTTTTCGACCGTTGTTCTAGCATGGGCTCACGAGACCGGTGCCGATTTAGCCAAGGTGAATCCGTGGGGAGGCGCGATTGCGCATGGCCATCCGCTGGGAGCCACAGGCGTCGGTATATTGGCAAAAATGCTCGGTGGTCTGGAAGCCAGCGGGGGTACGCTAGGTCTGCAAGTAATGACCATCGGACATGGCCAATCCACAGCTACCATCATCGAGCGGCTGTGA